From one Desulforegula conservatrix Mb1Pa genomic stretch:
- a CDS encoding FHA domain-containing protein has protein sequence MEQIKGLSLETLGGGAAVERFNRELAMVAANILDPNTPDKKARKATLELTVKPVSRNHAVIEISTKSTLANPTPYSTQIFIDRDIDGELAGVERDPNQVELPFKTPVTEVASNLIAIGDRK, from the coding sequence ATGGAACAGATAAAAGGATTATCCCTTGAAACACTCGGAGGCGGGGCAGCTGTTGAGCGATTCAACCGAGAGCTTGCAATGGTTGCAGCAAACATACTTGACCCGAACACGCCAGACAAGAAAGCAAGAAAAGCAACTCTGGAATTAACCGTGAAGCCTGTAAGCAGGAATCACGCAGTAATAGAAATTTCAACCAAGTCCACACTCGCAAATCCGACACCATACTCCACACAGATATTCATAGACAGAGATATCGACGGGGAGCTTGCTGGAGTTGAAAGAGATCCGAACCAGGTGGAGTTGCCATTCAAAACTCCTGTGACAGAAGTAGCATCAAACCTTATTGCAATCGGAGA